From the genome of Xiphophorus couchianus chromosome 6, X_couchianus-1.0, whole genome shotgun sequence, one region includes:
- the LOC114147221 gene encoding zinc finger protein 726-like: MCSVVGCESWRRRAQHFILPADPERRLEWVQFLFEVNGQRLKETSWTDIRVCSEHFTSHCFLTVTRAAGSTRLKSDAVPSVCSPDEPESKQDIIQPKYPDQLEYNQLNKCHGPTPGSLNKEENCYLTSVPASPASSEASESSSSSDYCKMLEKIENLDIIKEKVSMLRMSKRYIVNEKQLLQLFSATCPMCQSEVKTEKVVCGVLLVLNQQCRQCGYKNHWKNLTQNSITAVSEDHQTKCMEIFLEATSTKTVEISENVEVVDKESDHTTESEESSDPGEVKDSDDSWDPDSEDSGDPDDELSVLESEKESSDEDVHMHGSLKNRELCTDCGMFFVKRKPHTCEYKIKPFSCNTCGKRYATDHALTLHNRVHSANYEHPCKYCRVGFKTKVAKKAHEQTHLNESNPFKCPECPETFATYKKRKNHMRRHLKPGPLKCPVCGIEFFWAVALQRHSMVHTGEKPFKCSVCQRAFKQPSHLKSHMRLHTGERPYKCKQCDKCFNHNVSLKSHVQRCHQHKTTNLKGCADNDPEVEDAQLAEKEVKTQRRTRRTLTGRPVGRPKKNPRVTMSEEEKESGRAAKPKTAKVRKRKPKKKPSSSEEEEKLSESEESLDLMEEEEQ; the protein is encoded by the exons ATGTGCTCCGTCGTTGGCTGTGAGTCGTGGCGTCGCAGAGCTCAGCATTTCATTCTTCCAGCAGACCCAGAGAGGAGACTGGAGTGGGTCCAGTTTCTCTTCGAAGTCAATGGTCAGAGACTTAAAGAAACCTCATGGACTGACATCCGTGTTTGCAGTGAACACTTCACAAGTCACTGTTTTCTAACAGTGACTCGAGCTGCTGGTTCGACCcggctaaaatctgatgctgtACCATCAGTGTGTTCCCCTGACGAACCAGAGTCCAAACAG gATATTATTCAGCCCAAATATCCTGACCAACTTGAATATAACCAACTTAACAAATGCCATGGTCCAACTCCAGGATCATTAAACAAAGAGGAGAACTGCTATTTAACGA gCGTCCCTGCAAGCCCAGCATCAAGCGAGGCCTCTgaatcttcatcatcatcagattATTGTAAGATGCTggaaaaaattgaaaacctTGACATTATCAAGGAAAA AGTTAGCATGCTTCGGATGAGTAAGAGGTACATTGTAAACGAAAAGCAGCTACTCCAGCTCTTCAGTGCCACTTGCCCCATGTGTCAATCTGAAGTAAAAACCGAGAAAGTGGTCTGTGGAGTCCTCTTAGTCCTGAACCAGCAGTGCCGGCAGTGTGGCTACAAGAACCACTGGAAGAATCTGACCCAAAACAGCATTACTGCAGTGTCAGAAGATCATCAGACCAAATgcatggaaatatttttagag GCAACATCTACAAAGACAGTAGAGATCAGTGAGAATGTCGAAGTTGTTGACAAGGAGAGTGATCACACCACAGAATCGGAGGAATCCAGCGATCCGGGTGAGGTCAAGGACTCAGACGACAGCTGGGACCCGGACTCAGAGGACAGCGGGGACCCAGACGACGAGCTTTCAGTTTTGGAATCTGAGAAAGAGAGCTCTGACGAAGACGTCCACATGCATGGTAGTCTGAAAAACAGGGAACTCTGCACAGATTGTGGGATGTTTTTTGTAAAACGAAAGCCTCACACCTGTGAGTATAAAATTAAGCCCTTCTCTTGTAACACCTGCGGGAAGAGGTATGCCACTGACCACGCCTTAACTCTTCACAACAGGGTGCACAGTGCAAACTATGAGCATCCTTGCAAATATTGCCGTGTTGGGTTTAAGACAAAAGTAGCCAAAAAGGCCCACGAGCAGACTCACTTAAATGAAAGTAATCCTTTTAAATGTCCCGAATGTCCGGAAACATTTGCCACGTACAAGAAGCGTAAAAACCACATGAGGAGACACTTGAAGCCAGGGCCGCTGAAATGTCCCGTTTGTGGGATCGAATTCTTTTGGGCTGTGGCTCTCCAGAGACACTCGATGGTGCATACAGGGGAAAAACCGTTCAAGTGCTCGGTGTGCCAGCGTGCCTTCAAACAGCCCAGCCATCTGAAGTCCCACATGCGCCTGCACACAGGGGAGAGGCCTTACAAGTGTAAACAATGCGATAAATGCTTCAATCACAACGTGAGCTTGAAGAGTCACGTCCAGCGTTGCCATCAACATAAAACGACAAACCTGAAGGGATGCGCTGATAATGACCCCGAAGTAGAGGATGCGCAGCTTGCAGAAAAGGAGGTGAAAACTCAGAGAAGGACGAGGAGGACCCTCACAGGTAGACCAGTCGGGAGACCTAAGAAGAACCCCAGAGTCACAATGTCcgaagaagaaaaagagtctGGCCGAGCTGCAAAACCCAAGACGGCCAAAGTAAGAAAGcgaaaaccaaagaaaaagcCGTCTagcagtgaggaggaggagaagctgaGCGAGAGTGAGGAATCCTTGGACTTAATGGAAGAAGAGGAGCAGTAG
- the LOC114146781 gene encoding angiomotin-like 2a: MSSTEEPSGTVLHRLIQEQLRYGNPTDTRTLLAIQQQALRGGGGSGSNSGPSSGGEMSRTPRSSLESLTQEDPLLPHLSARQEPQGQEHQGDYHHSESGFQLHGEKLPTYEQAKAHSQYLSSHWAHRQLHEGQLLLHDGSFHEEADLLEPKCSHVRSLSEHLMQMSLERQDAAAKAASIKINSHSYPELPYYTPQCLQRMGQNADKRSPPPEYCSPMQGQGFIPHQIQEQVQAQPQRYVQSEQPGEVPSYNTFSSLPPAGLEEPNQVELLVMENERLRQELEAHREKTGRIQKLEQEIQRISEAYETLMQGSSKRENLEQTLRRRLVAEIRRLQDFNRDLRENLEKARTHVAKEVEVADHNQHIMAKLLEQNEEQNAERERMEREMQRLRSTVEEQGLRTKRLEDALEAARGRGRQLEDELRRKRAYVEKVERLQSALAQLQSTCEKRESLEMKLRTRLEQELRSLRAQQRQSQPPGLTVNSLQERLREREERILALEADMVRWEQKYLEESTMRQFAMEVAATAAAQRDTTIINHSPCHSSNNSFNEDLPLPDHRNQEMENRIRALYAQILEKDAVIKILNQRLHQDQSQKDEQSPRTNLLNTVGAPLRPASSTPSISTACSKIKGKNLSDDQTLPVRQFSAQSEPSTLEKQPEETKPTEGTSTTKLSNDKAAPKKMLSNPFRGLDDLESEAVEIFI, translated from the exons ATGTCGTCCACTGAGGAGCCGTCTGGCACGGTTCTACACCGGCTCATCCAGGAGCAGCTCCGCTACGGAAACCCCACGGACACCCGCACTTTACTGGCCATCCAGCAGCAGGCCCTGCGTGGAGGCGGAGGCAGTGGAAGCAACAGTGGACCCAGCAGTGGGGGTGAAATGAGCAGGACCCCCAGGTCTTCTCTAGAAAGCCTCACTCAGGAGGATCCGCTGCTTCCCCACCTCTCAGCGAGACAAGAGCCGCAGGGCCAGGAGCACCAAGGGGACTACCATCACTCAGAAAGCGGCTTTCAGCTGCACGGGGAAAAGCTGCCAACCTATGAGCAGGCCAAAGCACATTCCCAGTACCTGTCCTCTCACTGGGCCCACAGGCAGCTCCATGAGGGGCAGCTCCTGTTGCATGATGGATCCTtccacgaagaagcagatctgTTGGAGCCAAAATGCAGCCACGTGCGTTCACTCAGCGAGCATCTCATGCAGATGTCTCTGGAGAGACAAGATGCAGCAGCCAAAGCTGCGTCCATCAAAATCAACTCCCACAGCTACCCGGAGCTCCCCTACTACACCCCACAGTGCCTTCAGAGGATGGGGCAAAACGCAGACAAACGCAGCCCACCCCCAGAATACTGCAGCCCCATGCAGGGTCAGGGTTTTATCCCTCACCAGATCCAGGAACAAGTGCAAGCTCAGCCCCAAAG atatGTCCAGTCTGAACAGCCAGGAGAAGTACCCAGCTACAACACATTCAGCAGCCTGCCACCTGCTGGCTTGGAGGAACCTAACCAGGTGGAGCTCTTGGTGATGGAGAATGAGAGACTCAGACAAGAGCTGGAAGCTCACAGGGAGAAAACTGGCCGCATTCAAAAG ctggagcaggagattcAGCGCATTTCCGAGGCTTACGAGACACTGATGCAGGGCAGCAGTAAGAGGGAAAACCTGGAGCAGACACTCAGGAGGAGGCTGGTGGCCGAGATCAGGAGGCTGCAGGATTTCAACAGAGATCTCAGAG aaaacctggaaaaaGCCAGGACCCATGTTGCAAAAGAAGTAGAGGTGGCTGACCACAATCAGCACATCATGGCCAAACTCCTTGAACAAA atgaggAGCAGAATGCTGAGCGGGAGCGTATGGAGCGGGAGATGCAGCGCCTGCGATCGACAGTGGAGGAGCAGGGCCTCAGGACAAAGCGGCTTGAGGACGCTCTGGAGGCGGCTCGGGGACGAGGGCGTCAGCTCGAGGATgagctgaggaggaagagggcgTACGTAGAGAAAGTGGAGAGGCTCCAGAGCGCGCTGGCTCAGCTGCAGTCAACGTGCGAGAAGAGGGAGAGCCTAGAGATGAAGCTCAGGACGAGGTTGGAGCAGGAGCTGAGGAGTCTGAGGGCTCAGCAG AGGCAGTCTCAGCCGCCGGGACTGACTGTGAATTCGCTCCAAGAGCGCCTGCGTGAGCGCGAGGAGCGGATTCTGGCCCTGGAAGCCGACATGGTGCGTTGGGAACAGAAGTACCTGGAGGAGAGCACCATGAGGCAGTTTGCCATGGAGGTGGCTgccactgctgctgctcagag aGACACCACCATCATTAACCACTCACCCTGCCACTCCTCTAACAACAGCTTTAACGAGGATCTGCCACTTCCCGATCACAGGAATCAGGAAATGGAAAACAG AATTCGAGCCCTTTATGCTCAGATACTAGAAAAAGATGCTGTGATAAAGATTCTCAACCAGCGGCTGCATCAGGATCAAAGTCAGAAGGATGAGCAGAGTCCTCGAACAAACCTCCTGAACACGGTGGGAGCTCCACTCCGACCGGCTTCCTCCACTCCCTCCATCAGCACAGCTTGTTCCAAGATTAAAG GCAAAAATCTGTCAGACGATCAGACTTTGCCAGTCCGTCAGTTCTCTGCCCAGTCTGAACCTTCAACGCTCGAAAAGCAGCCGGAGGAAACCAAACCTACAGAGGGAACCAGCACAACTAAGCTAAGCAACG ACAAGGCAGCACCGAAGAAGATGCTGTCAAATCCCTTCAGAGGCCTGGATGATCTGGAGTCGGAGGCAGTAGAAATTTTCATTTAA
- the LOC114145875 gene encoding zinc finger protein 684-like produces the protein MCSVAGCNSSRRSAQRFKLPEDPEERLEWVMFLAKVNKQCFKESSWTDISVCSEHFPDDCLVNVNDGVQLKPGAVPSLCLSMGAEESSEWEAATEDATSSIISEVPEIDAVLDEESDPIDESVESSDSGEIDSDEDWKPARGVFPVKLFPAKQSYDSVDHVDYCDYLSLTPIHSQLCTDCGRFFDRRKPHTCEHKVKPYSCYICGKRCVNEVALNFHSRIHNEDYEFNCKFCNVTFKLKADKFAHEQIHITQGKPYKCPDCLETFATNKERRVHLENHRGTIELKCRFCGVEFFRALSIQRHLLIHTGAKPYKCSVCQRGFNQSSHLKSHMRLHTGERPYKCQHCDKCFNHNVSLKNHIQRYHLVHSGPEAKTDTKINQKRDANSSKSNMFSKSINQDLDSDEEEQDTDYDAQISDDETRMEGFYRPKTRRRGTGRPIGRPKNFESNVVETGKLNGKRQK, from the exons ATGTGCTCAGTTGCTGGATGTAATTCGTCGCGTCGCAGTGCGCAGCGATTTAAATTACCAGAAGATCCGGAGGAGAGACTGGAATGGGTCATGTTTCTAGCTAAAGTCAACAAGCAGTGTTTTAAGGAGTCATCATGGACTGATATCTCAGTTTGTAGCGAACACTTTCCAGACGACTGTCTTGTTAATGTCAATGACGGAGTCCAGCTGAAGCCCGGTGCTGTTCCGTCATTGTGTTTAAGTATGGGAGCCGAGGAGAGCTCTGAGTGGGAG GCTGCAACAGAAGATGCAACCTCCAGCATCATCTCAGAGGTTCCCGAGATTGATGCTGTTCTTGATGAGGAGAGTGACCCTATAGACGAATCAGTGGAATCAAGCGATTCGGGTGAAATAGACTCGGACGAGGACTGGAAGCCAGCGCGGGGTGTTTTCCCCGTGAAACTATTTCCTGCGAAACAAAGCTATGATTCTGTAGACCATGTTGATTACTGCGATTATCTTTCACTCACCCCCATACACAGCCAACTCTGCACAGACTGTGGAAGGTTCTTTGATAGACGAAAACCTCATACCTGTGAGCACAAAGTGAAGCCTTATTCCTGTTACATTTGTGGGAAAAGATGTGTCAATGAGGTGGCTTTGAATTTTCACAGCAGAATTCATAATGAGGACTATGAGTTTAATTGCAAATTCTGCAATGTTACGTTTAAGTTGAAGGCAGACAAATTTGCACATGAGCAGATCCATATAACCCAAGGGAAACCGTACAAATGTCCAGACTGTTTGGAGACTTTTGCCACAAACAAGGAGCGCAGAGTCCACCTGGAAAATCACAGAGGGACAATAGAGTTAAAATGTCGCTTCTGTGGGGTTGAGTTCTTCCGTGCTCTTTCCATTCAGAGACATTTATTGATCCATACTGGCGCAAAACCATACAAGTGTTCGGTTTGCCAGCGTGGCTTCAACCAGTCAAGTCATTTGAAGTCTCACATGCGCCTGCACACTGGGGAGAGGCCTTACAAGTGTCAGCACTGTGACAAGTGCTTTAATCACAACGTGAGCTTAAAGAATCACATCCAACGTTATCATCTTGTACATTCTGGACCAGAAGCAAAGACGGATACAAAAATCAACCAGAAAAGAGACGCTAACAGTTCTAAATCTAACATGTTCAGTAAAAGTATAAACCAAGATCTTGACAGTGATGAAGAGGAACAGGACACAGATTATGATGCACAGATTAGTGACGATGAGACTCGAATGGAAGGGTTTTACAGACCTAAAACTAGAAGAAGGGGCACAGGTAGACCAATAGGGCGACCTAAAAACTTTGAATCAAATGTGGTGGAAACTGGAAAGTTAAATGGGAagaggcagaaataa